One window of Raphanus sativus cultivar WK10039 unplaced genomic scaffold, ASM80110v3 Scaffold1314, whole genome shotgun sequence genomic DNA carries:
- the LOC130504034 gene encoding microtubule-associated protein 70-4-like, which translates to MEERGGYMSPSLASHREGGGGGGGSKGLSRRRPMRPSFDADNEFITLLHGSDPVRIELNRLENELRDKDRELSEAQAEIKALKLSERQREKAVEELTDELGKMSGKLKLVENLLQSKNLEIKKINEEKKASMAAQFAAEASLRRVHAAQKDDDMPPIEAILAPLEAELKLARQEIAKLQDDNRSLDRLTKSKEAALLDAERTVQSALAKASMVDDLQNKNQELMKQIEICQEENRIIDKMHRQKVAEVEKLMQSVRELEEAVLAGGAAANAVRDYQRRFQEMNEERKILERELARAKVNANRVATVVANEWKDSNDQVMPVRQWLEERRFMQGEMQQLRDKLAVADRAAKSEAQLKEKFLLRLRVLEESLKKPSNRGAPVVRSSSTGPSRRQSLVGAEPSSKYSSSNGSVTKSRPSSQSRSLTASASTVLKHAKGTSTSFDGGTRSLDRNKVVMNRPGSKFPSHHQSSEGTSRVESPSSIKGEESDDKSTDNKDSVPGVLYDLLQKEVITLRKAAHEKDQSLRDKDDAIEMLAKKVETLTKAMEVEAKKMRREVAVMGKEVAAMRVDKGQQDSKTRRTSSISKGSSNTAQLLSGRLSGRIGMTKST; encoded by the exons atggagGAAAGAGGAGGATACATGTCACCTTCATTGGCGTCTCATcgggaaggaggaggaggaggaggaggaagcaaAGGCTTGTCGCGACGGAGGCCAATGAGGCCGAGCTTTGATGCTGATAACGAGTTCATTACCTTACTCCACGGCTCCGATCCCGTTAGAATCGAGCTAAATCGTCTCGAGAACGAACTCAGAG ACAAGGATAGAGAGTTGTCTGAAGCCCAAGCTGAGATCAAAGCATTGAAGTTGTCTGAACGCCAAAGAGAGAAGGCTGTTGAAGAG CTCACCGATGAGCTGGGAAAGATGTCCGGAAAACTCAAACTGGTTGAAAACCTTCTTCAGAGTAAA AACCTTgaaatcaagaaaataaatgaagaaaaaaaggcTTCCATGGCAGCTCAGTTTGCAGCAGAAGCCTCTCTTCGTAGGGTTCACGCTGCTCAGAAGGATGATGACATGCCTCCTATTGAAGCCATTCTTGCTCCTTTAGAGGCTGAACTCAAGCTCGCTAGACAAGAA ATTGCTAAACTTCAAGACGACAACAGATCACTGGATCGGCTAACCAAATCAAAGGAAGCAGCTTTGCTAGACGCCGAAAGGACAGTTCAGTCTGCATTGGCAAAGGCTTCAATGGTTGATGATCTACAGAACAAGAACCAAGAGTTGATGAAACAAATAGAAATTTGTCAG GAAGAGAATAGAATTATAGACAAGATGCACAGACAGAAGGTTGCAGAAGTTGAAAAGCTTATGCAGAGTGTGCGGGAGTTAGAAGAAGCTGTTCTTGCTGGTGGTGCTGCCGCAAATGCCGTGAGAGATTACCAGAGGAGATTTCAAGAAATGAAT GAAGAGAGAAAAATTCTCGAAAGGGAACTTGCCCGTGCTAAGGTTAATGCAAACAGAGTTGCTACTGTAGTAGCAAACGAGTGGAAAGACTCTAACGACCAAGTGATGCCTGTGAGGCAGTGGCTCGAAGAACGGAGATTCATGCAG GGAGAAATGCAGCAACTACGTGACAAACTTGCCGTAGCTGACCGAGCTGCAAAATCTGAAGCTCAGCTGAAG GAGAAATTTTTACTGCGGCTTAGAGTGTTGGAAGAGAGTCTAAAGAAGCCTAGCAACAGAGGCGCGCCTGTTGTCCGAAGTTCAAGCACTGGGCCTTCACGAAGACAGTCCCTTGTTGGAGCTGAGCCGAGTTCAAAATATTCATCATCAAATGGTTCTGTGACCAAGAGCAGACCAAGTTCTCAGTCGAGATCATTAACTGCTAGTGCGAGCACTGTATTGAAGCATGCTAAAGGAACCTCTACATCTTTCGATGGGGGAACCAGATCATTGGATAGAAACAAAGTGGTAATGAATAGACCTGGATCGAAGTTTCCTTCGCACCACCAGTCTTCTGAAGGAACCAGCAGAGTCGAGTCGCCTAGCTCAATAAAAGGAGAAGAATCAGATGACAAGTCAACGGATAATAAGGATAGTGTCCCAGGTGTCTTGTACGATTTGCTGCAGAAAGAGGTGATAACATTAAGAAAAGCTGCTCATGAGAAAGATCAAAGCCTGAGAGACAAGGATGATGCTATTGAG ATGTTGGCGAAGAAGGTTGAAACATTAACAAAGGCGATGGAAGTTGAGGCAAAGAAGATGAGAAGAGAAGTAGCTGTGATGGGGAAAGAAGTTGCTGCCATGCGTGTCGATAAAGGACAGCAAGATAGTAAAACCAGACGTACCTCCTCCATCTCTAAAGGATCGTCAAACACTGCTCAACTGCTTTCTGGAAG ACTGTCTGGACGAATTGGGATGACAAAGAGCACATAA
- the LOC130504033 gene encoding CRAL-TRIO domain-containing protein YKL091C-like, whose amino-acid sequence MEESQELALTQLRTSVEKLSSSTEGYEKPTLMRFLVARSMNPDKAAKMFVDWQKWRASMVPPNGIPDSEVRDELEFGKICLQGPTKSGHPLVLVLCSKHFPAKNAVNFKKFVVYVLDKTIASGIKDKEVGDEKLVAVFDLANITYKNLDARGLITSFQFLQSYYPERLAKCYMLHMPGFFVSVWRFVCRFLEKSTQEKIVIVTDGEEEIKFKEEIGVDALPEEYGGRAKLTLIQDVLLPQTAPQM is encoded by the exons ATGGAGGAAAGTCAAGAACTTGCTTTGACCCAGTTGAGAACATCGGTCGAGAAACTCTCTTCTTCCACAGAG GGATATGAGAAACCAACGTTGATGAGGTTCCTGGTGGCAAGATCAATGAATCCAGACAAGGCAGCAAAGATGTTTGTAGACTGGCAAAAGTGGAGAGCCTCCATGGTTCCTCCAAATGGGATCCCAGACTCAGAAGTGAGAGATGAGTTGGAGTTCGGAAAGATCTGTCTTCAGGGTCCAACCAAATCCGGACACCCTTTGGTGCTTGTCTTATGCTCCAAGCATTTTCCTGCCAAGAATGCAGTTAACTTCAAGA AGTTTGTTGTTTATGTACTAGACAAAACAATAGCAAG TGGCATCAAAGACAAAGAAGTAGGAGATGAGAAGTTAGTAGCCGTTTTCGATCTTGCTAACATTACATACAAGAACCTTGATGCTCGTGGACTAATCACCAGCTTTCAGTTCTTACAA TCTTACTACCCGGAACGCCTTGCAAAATGCTACATGTTGCATATGCCTGGATTCTTCGTGTCCGTTTGGAGATTCGTCTGCCGTTTTCTAGAGAAATCTACTCAAGAAAAG ATTGTGATAGTAAcggatggagaagaagagataaaATTCAAAGAAGAGATCGGAGTAGATGCCTTGCCGGAAGAATATGGTGGCCGAGCTAAACTCACACTAATCCAAGATGTTCTTCTTCCTCAGACTGCTCCACAAATGTGA
- the LOC130504032 gene encoding uncharacterized protein LOC130504032: MKIHEPAISCFEVQSACRSKQLYLTSLLFLVFEEHMKMNSTPKSQTFVSIQRRRQNLSPSLSLLLATATMATFTHQTPQTHFLSKLPLRPKPRAISARVKMSLQESAPSLAVVGVTGAVGQEFLSVLTDRDFPYSSVKMLASKRSAGKRVAFDGREYTVEELTAESFDGVDIALFSAGGSISKEFGPAAAERGTIVVDNSSAFRMVEGVPLVIPEVNPEAMKGIKVGNGKGALIANPNCSTIICLMAVTPLHRHAKVKRMVVSTYQAASGAGAAAMEELVQQTREVLAGRPPTCNIFGQQYAFNLFSHNAPITENGYNEEEVKLVKETRKIWNDTEVKVTATCIRVPVMRAHAESVNLQFENPLDENTARELLKKAPGVYIIDDRSSNTFPTPLDVSNKDDVAVGRIRRDVSQDGNYGLEIFICGDQIRKGAALNAVQIAEMLL, from the exons ATGAAAATACATGAGCCTGCTATTTCATGTTTTGAAGTACAAAGCGCGTGTCGTTCTAAACAACTATATTTAACAAGCCtgctgtttttagtttttgaagaGCATATGAAAATGAATAGTACTCCGAAGTCTCAAACTTTCGTCTCTATCCAGCGCCGCCGCCAAAACCTCTCTCCGTCTCTCTCCCTTCTCCTCGCGACGGCGACAATGGCGACATTCACCCATCAAACCCCACAGACCCATTTCCTCTCCAAACTCCCTCTCAGACCTAAACCCAGAGCCATCTCCGCAAGAGTCAAAATGTCTCTCCAGGAATCCGCCCCCTCCCTCGCCGTCGTCGGCGTCACCGGCGCCGTCGGGCAAGAGTTCCTCTCCGTCCTAACCGACCGAGACTTCCCTTACAGCTCCGTCAAGATGCTCGCCTCCAAACGCTCCGCGGGGAAACGCGTCGCCTTCGACGGGCGCGAGTACACGGTGGAGGAGCTCACGGCGGAGAGCTTCGACGGCGTGGACATCGCGCTGTTCAGCGCCGGGGGATCCATAAGCAAGGAGTTCGGGCCGGCGGCGGCGGAGAGAGGAACGATCGTCGTCGACAACAGCTCCGCGTTTCGGATGGTCGAAGGCGTCCCGCTCGTGATACCCGAAGTGAACCCCGAGGCGATGAAAGGGATCAAAGTCGGGAACGGTAAAGGGGCGTTGATTGCGAACCCTAATTGCTCCACTATTATATGTTTGATGGCTGTTACGCCTCTTCATCGTCACGCAAAG GTGAAGAGGATGGTGGTTAGTACGTATCAGGCAGCTAGTGGTGCAGGTGCTGCAGCTATGGAAGAGCTTGTGCAGCAGACTCGCGAG GTTTTAGCGGGCAGACCGCCGACTTGTAACATCTTCGGGCAGCAG TATGCATTTAATCTGTTTTCACATAACGCTCCGATTACTGAGAATGGTTACAACGAAGAGGAGGTTAAACTAGTTAAAGAAACAAGGAAGATCTGG AATGACACAGAAGTAAAAGTAACGGCGACGTGTATACGTGTTCCGGTTATGCGTGCTCATGCAGAGAGTGTGAATCTACAGTTTGAGAACCCCCTTGATGAg AACACAGCAAGGGAGCTGTTGAAAAAAGCACCTGGAGTTTATATCATAGACGACCGCTCATCCAACACCTTCCCTACTCCACTTGATGTCTCTAACAAAGACGATGTCGCCGTTGGTAGGATCAGGCGAGACGTGTCTCAGGATGGCAATTACGG ACTGGAGATATTCATATGTGGTGATCAAATACGCAAAGGAGCTGCTCTCAATGCTGTTCAGATCGCTGAGATGCTTCTTTGA
- the LOC130504031 gene encoding RNA-dependent RNA polymerase 1, protein MGKTIHVFGFPVGVSAEEVKNFLERLTGSGTVYAIKVRQPKKGGPRVYAIVQFTSERHARHIITLASQRLDYGRSYLKAFEVEQDIVPKPRASLHNIPNLKMYFGCQVSPKKLSVFWTAQNVAVSFGTGMRKLHFSMSWYEKEYRLELPYENIWQIDLHSRRRDSKFLVIQVIGAPKIFEKEDQQTVNNLLFGSLDFYSDGSDEQWIRTTDFTSSSCISQSSAFCLELPAHLNVPDFRENFANYAEHESSTFSVESGSSYSSNANKLVPVVDPPPGCYLPFEILFKVNTLVQNACIPGPALDHAFYDLLDPRKFHRFLIDHCLEKLFHLPECCYAPARWLREEYSEWIKKGKLPQSPMISLDDGLVYMYRVQVTPTRVYFSGPEVNVSNRVLRHYSNYINNFLRVSFVDEDLEKVRSMDLSPRSSTVKRTKLYERINSVLRDGIVIGDKRFEFLAFSSSQLRENSAWMFAPVDDITAADIRAWMGEFDNIRNVAKYAARLGQSFSSSRETLTVRRDEIEVIPDVEIRTFEAHYVFSDGIGKISAEFARRVAKKCGLTEFFPSAYQIRYGGYKGVVAVDPNSSKKLSLRKSMSKFESENTKLDVLAWTKYQPCYMNRQLITLLSTLGVEDKVFEKKQREVVDQLDAILTDPLEAFEALGLMAPGENTKILKELILCGYKPDAEPFLSMMLQNFRASKLLELRTKTRIFVPRGRSMMGCLDETRTLEYGQVVVQYTDPTKPGTIYVVTGLVVVAKNPCLHPGDVRVLQAVNVLSLSHMVDCVVFPQKGSRPHPNECSGSDLDGDIYFVCWDPELIPTGTSKPMDYTPEPTQILDHDVTIEEIEEYFTNYIVNDSLGIIANAHTAFADKEPLKAFSDPCIELARKFSIAVDFPKTGVAAEIPQHLYVKEYPDFMEKPDKPTYESKNVIGKLFREVKERAPPLISIKSFTLDVAAKSYDKDMEVNGFEEYVDEAFFHKGNYDYKLGNLMDYYGIKTEAEILSGGIMRMSKSFTKRRDAESIGRAVRSLRKEALSWFNASEEDEEVVDESAKASAWYHVTYHPSYWGVYNEGLNRDHFLSFAWCVYDKLVRIKKANVGRRQRQETLERLGLMRLS, encoded by the exons ATGGGGAAAACGATTCACGTGTTTGGTTTCCCCGTCGGTGTGAGCGCAGAGGAAGTCAAAAACTTTCTCGAGAGGCTCACCGGCTCAGGCACTGTCTACGCAATCAAAGTCAGACAACCCAAAAAAGGCGGTCCTAGAGTCTACGCCATCGTCCAGTTCACATCCGAGAGACACGCTAGGCACATCATCACTCTAGCCAGCCAACGTCTCGATTACGGAAGATCTTACCTCAAAGCCTTCGAAGTCGAACAAGACATCGTCCCCAAACCTAGAGCTTCCTTGCACAACATCCCGAATCTGAAGATGTACTTCGGATGCCAAGTCTCTCCCAAGAAGCTTTCTGTTTTCTGGACTGCTCAAAACGTCGCCGTCTCGTTCGGAACCGGGATGCGGAAGCTCCACTTCTCGATGTCTTGGTACGAGAAAGAGTACCGCCTCGAGCTTCCTTACGAGAACATATGGCAGATCGATCTGCATTCGCGGCGGAGGGACTCCAAGTTTCTTGTGATTCAAGTGATCGGCGCTCCTAAGATCTTCGAGAAAGAGGATCAACAAACTGTTAATAACCTCTTGTTCGGGTCACTAGATTTCTACAGCGACGGGTCCGACGAGCAGTGGATAAGAACCACAGACTTCACTTCCTCCTCGTGTATCAGCCAATCATCAGCCTTCTGTTTAGAGCTTCCCGCTCATCTCAACGTCCCTGACTTCAGAGAGAACTTCGCAAACTACGCGGAACACGAATCAAGCACTTTCTCCGTCGAATCCGGGAGTAGCTACTCGTCAAACGCGAACAAGCTCGTCCCCGTTGTCGACCCTCCTCCGGGGTGTTACCTCCCTTTCGAGATCTTGTTCAAAGTTAATACATTGGTACAGAACGCTTGCATCCCCGGTCCGGCTCTCGATCACGCCTTCTACGACCTCCTCGATCCGCGGAAATTCCATAGGTTTCTCATAGACCACTGTCTCGAGAAGCTCTTCCACCTCCCTGAATGCTGCTACGCTCCCGCTCGTTGGCTACGCGAAGAGTACTCGGAATGGATCAAGAAAGGAAAGCTTCCGCAGTCTCCTATGATATCTCTCGACGACGGGCTCGTGTACATGTACCGCGTCCAAGTCACGCCTACTAGAGTCTACTTCTCTGGCCCAGAGGTTAATGTTTCGAATCGCGTGCTTAGACACTACTCGAACTACATCAACAACTTCCTCCGTGTGTCGTTCGTCGACGAAGACCTCGAGAAGGTTCGCTCCATGGACCTCTCTCCCCGCTCCTCTACCGTGAAAAGAACCAAGCTATACGAGAGGATCAACTCTGTTCTTAGGGATGGGATTGTTATCGGCGATAAGAGGTTTGAGTTTCTCGCGTTCTCTTCCTCCCAGCTGAGGGAGAACTCCGCGTGGATGTTCGCGCCGGTAGACGATATCACCGCGGCTGATATCAGAGCTTGGATGGGCGAGTTCGACAATATTCGAAACGTGGCCAAATACGCTGCGAGGCTTGGCCAGTCGTTTAGCTCGTCGAGGGAGACGCTCACTGTCAGGAGAGATGAGATTGAAGTGATTCCCGATGTCGAGATCAGAACTTTTGAGGCGCACTACGTGTTTTCAGACGGAATTGGGAAGATCTCAGCTGAGTTCGCTAGGCGGGTGGCTAAGAAATGCGGCTTGACAGAGTTCTTTCCGTCTGCTTATCAAATCCGTTACGGCGGGTATAAAGGAGTGGTGGCTGTGGATCCGAACTCGTCGAAGAAACTGTCTCTGAGGAAAAGTATGAGCAAATTCGAGTCAGAAAACACAAAGCTGGATGTGTTGGCGTGGACCAAGTACCAACCTTGTTATATGAACAGACAGCTGATCACGCTTCTGTCTACTCTCGGAGTCGAAGACAAGGTCTTTGAGAAGAAACAGCGGGAAGTCGTGGACCAGCTCGACGCTATCTTGACCGATCCTCTGGAGGCTTTCGAGGCTCTCGGTTTGATGGCTCCAGGGGAGAACACGAAGATTCTCAAGGAGCTGATCTTGTGCGGTTATAAACCCGACGCCGAGCCTTTCCTCTCGATGATGCTTCAGAATTTCAGAGCGTCGAAACTGCTGGAGCTACGGACCAAAACTCGGATTTTCGTTCCTCGCGGAAGATCGATGATGGGTTGCCTAGACGAGACCAGGACGCTTGAATACGGTCAGGTGGTGGTGCAGTATACGGATCCCACTAAGCCTGGAACTATATACGTCGTCACGGGACTCGTTGTTGTTGCGAAAAACCCGTGTCTGCATCCCGGCGACGTGCGTGTTCTTCAAGCTGTCAACGTCCTATCTTTGAGTCACATGGTGGACTGTGTTGTTTTCCCTCAGAAGGGCTCGAG GCCACACCCGAATGAGTGTTCAGGGAGTGATTTAGATGGAGATATATACTTTGTATGTTGGGATCCTGAACTCATTCCAACAGGAACGTCTAAACCAATGGACTACACTCCTGAACCAACTCAAATCTTGGATCATGATGTCACTATTGAG GAAATTGAAGAGTACTTCACTAACTACATTGTGAATGATAGTCTTGGAATCATCGCAAATGCTCATACGGCATTTGCTGATAAGGAACCACTCAAAGCTTTCAGTGATCCATGCATTGAGCTTGCACGAAAGTTCTCTATCGCTGTTGATTTCCCAAAAACCGGTGTTGCAGCCGAGATACCCCAGCATCTCTATGTGAAAGAGTATCCAGATTTCATGGAGAAGCCAGATAAACCAACGTACGAGTCGAAAAACGTGATTGGTAAGCTTTTCAGAGAGGTGAAAGAGCGTGCTCCACCGTTGATCTCGATCAAATCGTTTACTCTCGATGTTGCCGCCAAGTCTTATGATAAAGACATGGAAGTCAACGGATTTGAGGAGTATGTTGATGAAGCTTTCTTCCACAAGGGAAACTACGATTACAAATTAGGCAATTTGATGGACTACTATGGGATTAAGACAGAGGCTGAGATACTTAGTGGTGGCATCATGAGGATGTCCAAGTCTTTCACCAAGCGACGGGACGCGGAATCTATTGGAAGGGCGGTTAGGTCACTTAGGAAGGAAGCTTTGTCATGGTTCAATGCttctgaagaagatgaagaggtgGTTGATGAATCTGCAAAGGCCTCGGCATGGTATCACGTGACTTACCACCCAAGTTACTGGGGAGTTTATAATGAAGGTTTGAACCGCGACCATTTCTTGAGCTTTGCGTGGTGCGTTTATGATAAGCTTGTGAGGATTAAGAAGGCGAATGTTGGGAGGCGTCAGCGGCAGGAGACTCTTGAGCGGTTGGGCCTCATGCGTTTGAGTTGa